The segment AGAAAAGCCTGCAAAATCTTTTTTCAGGAGAAAAGGGGAAGGGGGAGAAAGGGTGAGAATAACAGCTCTTTGCTTTTTTCTTTCCTTTTTCCCGATCGAGAAAGTGGAATGTCAGATCACGCGAAATACCTGATCCTCTCGACGCTTGTCATCGCATGGTGCTTTTTGCACAGCGCAATGATATCGATATCGGTGACGGAATATCTCAAGAGGAGCCTGGGGTCACCATTCCGTTACTATCGTTTGTTTTATAACGTTGTGGCAGCGATAACCCTCGTGCCGGTGGTGTTGTTTGCCTATTCAGTTCGAACGCAACCGGTATTCTCCTGGGATGGATATCTGCGGATAATCCAGTTTGTGATGCTGGGGACGTCTGGCCTGTTGTTTTTTCTTGGAGGGCGTCACTATGACGCGCGTCAACTCCTGGGCATCAAACAGTTACAGGAAGGGACCTCGAACAAGGCGATAACGGATTCCGGCGCACTGGACACTTCGGGTGTCCTGGGAGTGATCCGACATCCCTGGTATTCAGCAAGCATACTCCTTATCTGGGCCGGTCAACTCGACGTTTCCGCCATCCTGGTTAATACGATCCTTACCGCCTATTTGTTCATTGGAACAGTACTCGAAGAAAAAAAACTGCTCAGGGAATTTGGAGCGGAATACCGCGACTATCAAGCCAGGGTTTCCATGTTCATTCCGTATAAATGGCTCACGTCAATAATTAGCAAACGCGTAGCAGGCTGACCATGAAGATTCAACAGCGTTCTTGACATTACATCGATCATGCAGAATAATAATCACATGTTCACTCGGTCTGAAATAACGACGTTGCAGTAAATGACAGGGG is part of the Nitrospirota bacterium genome and harbors:
- a CDS encoding isoprenylcysteine carboxylmethyltransferase family protein, which translates into the protein MSDHAKYLILSTLVIAWCFLHSAMISISVTEYLKRSLGSPFRYYRLFYNVVAAITLVPVVLFAYSVRTQPVFSWDGYLRIIQFVMLGTSGLLFFLGGRHYDARQLLGIKQLQEGTSNKAITDSGALDTSGVLGVIRHPWYSASILLIWAGQLDVSAILVNTILTAYLFIGTVLEEKKLLREFGAEYRDYQARVSMFIPYKWLTSIISKRVAG